A portion of the uncultured Draconibacterium sp. genome contains these proteins:
- the gpmI gene encoding 2,3-bisphosphoglycerate-independent phosphoglycerate mutase: protein MADNQKTLLMILDGWGIGDGSKSDIVATAPTPFIDSLMEKYPHSQLLASGENVGLPDGQMGNSEVGHLNIGAGRVLYQDMVKITRAIKDKSLWQHPQILKAYNYAKENNKKVHLIGLIGPGGVHALSSHMVALCQIATDMGLEDVFIHGLTDGRDTDPRSGYGFIENDLKALEGTVGKFASLIGRYYGMDRDNNYDRLKLAYDLYTQGKGEKSTDILASMKASYEAGVTDEFLKPVVMVDEAGEPLAKIEEDDVVICFNFRTDRLRQTTIAFTQKDLPEFGMHTMNLQWYTMTTYKADFEGINVIFEKENVTNTMGEIIEKAGKKQIRIAETEKYAHVTFFFSGGREAEFEGESRILIPSPKVPTYDHQPEMSAPEVAKAIVPKLENGEADFVCLNFANGDMVGHTGVYEAVYKAVQAVDACAKEVVTAAQKGGYDIMIIADHGNADNAVNADGSENTAHSLNPVPCIFVTEKEGVKLDNGILADVAPTLLADMGLEVPAEMTGKNLIKK, encoded by the coding sequence ATGGCTGATAATCAGAAGACTTTATTGATGATTCTCGATGGATGGGGAATCGGTGATGGATCGAAAAGTGATATCGTAGCAACTGCTCCAACTCCTTTTATCGATTCGTTAATGGAAAAATACCCACACTCGCAATTGCTGGCAAGTGGCGAAAATGTTGGTTTGCCTGACGGGCAGATGGGTAACTCGGAAGTGGGTCACCTTAACATTGGTGCCGGTCGAGTTTTGTACCAGGACATGGTGAAAATTACACGTGCCATTAAAGACAAGTCGTTGTGGCAGCATCCGCAAATTTTAAAAGCGTACAACTACGCAAAAGAAAATAATAAGAAAGTTCACCTGATTGGTTTGATTGGCCCTGGTGGAGTTCACGCTTTGAGTTCTCATATGGTGGCGCTTTGTCAGATTGCTACTGACATGGGACTGGAAGATGTTTTCATCCACGGTTTAACTGATGGTCGTGATACTGACCCACGCTCAGGTTATGGTTTTATTGAAAACGACCTGAAAGCGCTGGAAGGAACAGTTGGTAAATTTGCTTCACTGATTGGTCGTTACTACGGAATGGACCGCGACAATAACTACGATCGTTTGAAATTAGCTTACGATTTGTATACACAAGGTAAAGGTGAAAAATCAACCGATATACTGGCTTCAATGAAAGCATCGTACGAAGCTGGTGTAACCGACGAATTCCTGAAACCGGTTGTAATGGTTGACGAGGCCGGTGAGCCATTGGCAAAAATCGAGGAGGATGATGTAGTAATCTGTTTTAACTTCCGTACCGACCGTTTGCGTCAGACAACCATTGCATTTACTCAGAAAGATCTTCCTGAATTTGGAATGCACACGATGAACCTGCAATGGTATACCATGACAACATATAAAGCCGATTTTGAAGGTATTAACGTGATCTTCGAAAAAGAGAACGTTACCAATACAATGGGTGAGATAATTGAAAAGGCTGGTAAAAAACAAATCCGTATTGCTGAAACTGAAAAATACGCACACGTAACTTTCTTCTTCAGCGGTGGCCGCGAGGCAGAATTCGAAGGTGAAAGCCGTATTTTAATTCCTTCGCCTAAAGTTCCTACTTACGATCATCAACCAGAAATGTCGGCTCCGGAAGTAGCAAAAGCAATTGTCCCTAAACTGGAAAACGGCGAAGCAGATTTTGTTTGTCTGAACTTTGCCAACGGCGATATGGTTGGTCACACCGGTGTGTACGAAGCGGTCTACAAAGCAGTGCAAGCTGTTGATGCTTGTGCAAAAGAGGTGGTTACTGCGGCACAAAAAGGTGGGTATGATATCATGATTATTGCCGACCACGGTAATGCCGATAATGCAGTAAACGCTGACGGATCAGAAAATACAGCTCACTCGTTGAATCCGGTTCCTTGTATTTTCGTAACTGAAAAAGAAGGAGTAAAACTGGATAACGGTATTTTGGCTGATGTTGCTCCAACTTTGCTGGCAGATATGGGACTTGAGGTTCCTGCGGAGATGACAGGCAAAAACCTTATTAAGAAATAA
- a CDS encoding VOC family protein: MKVEHLAIWTYNLEGMRSFYMHYFDASSGEVYHNHSREYRSYFLSFDGDCRIELMEMPGVPKSKDNPLKQFTGLIHFALKVGTRDKVNELTETLRKDGYKIISEPRSTGDGYYESVFLDPDGNRVEIMA, encoded by the coding sequence ATGAAAGTAGAACATTTGGCCATTTGGACCTACAACCTTGAGGGGATGCGCAGTTTTTACATGCACTATTTTGATGCTTCATCGGGAGAAGTTTACCACAATCACAGCCGCGAATACCGCTCGTATTTTCTGTCGTTTGATGGAGATTGCCGCATTGAATTGATGGAAATGCCGGGTGTACCGAAATCGAAAGACAATCCGCTGAAACAATTTACCGGATTGATTCATTTTGCGCTAAAAGTTGGCACTAGAGACAAAGTGAACGAGTTGACTGAAACACTACGAAAAGATGGTTATAAAATTATTAGCGAGCCGCGATCAACCGGCGACGGTTACTACGAGAGTGTTTTTCTTGATCCGGATGGAAACCGGGTGGAAATTATGGCCTGA
- a CDS encoding carboxypeptidase regulatory-like domain-containing protein has product MLALPIELLSQQLLQTNFVKPQVETEPGKVCNLAFFITNNSEEPIRVNPNYILPDNWKLVTSLSAIDLQPSEKKFLIISVQIPESYLVGDYSVVTEFNDDKGQLLQKDEVHVRVLEVEKITIEKLEKKEYVYAGEEIRASYLLQNQGNTEKSFFIETQNCQVEEGAEVRLGVGESKVITVVKPTSEDYVNSAREYYTIRVNAGNRVLESVNNWTQVFPSKNLKKDMYFRFPISFSGSYLGVNKDDQYESTYQFELQGQGTLDVEGKHQLEFMVRGPNNTDLSYLGLYDQYYLSYQNKNLMLFGGQKNFMFTPLTESSRYGWGFESKVVMNSGLTLGYLYVEPRFYQEIKNEMAGILGYQFNPKNKIELYYVTKQFEALNDRTQLLSFTSVFTPFNGTDVDLELSRGYLNNEADNAYRVNINSRFSLFNFSGNYYNTGKNYPGYYNNSKFYSANVSARLSQKIGLSFYARRDFMNAQLDTFFVTAPITKSYQGSFDYKLGLQSQLKLFVRQYERKDRLNYNKFHYKTRSANLRFSQKWRWFRFSLTGEAGKTTNFLLDPGENQQNSYRGMGDFSFDIASKHFIRAFGSWSNINQFVSGKQQNVTAGMSVSSQISEKFNANFYVQNAYDIDDYYKNRNLMQLSFNYNFLPNHSIALRSFYTIFKTEVDQAEFTMAATYAYKFGVPLKQVIKAGIIRGQIINKQGEPVEGVWVRLLNKTVVTDKNGEYIFDLVQPGTHLVSFDESSFELDELTNIPNPVEVNVFEDQVSTVDVRILKGAELKGKIILEEATLKAAADDNVNAANIIVEVKSSLDQYRITTNSNGLFQFPLLKPGKYIFKIYANSIPAGYKIDQPEYEYVLGEGEKKEIEIELPTKRNNIIFKPAGNALQKNGLGLSLKAKSTSKKEPEADSEKPFYSIQIGAFKRELPMGDPFFQDEQFYFEKQIDNLHKYYIGRFSDLQSAKEEYKRLKTTFNKLFIVVIDGDEVYSVRKYEKLKK; this is encoded by the coding sequence TTGCTGGCTCTTCCTATTGAGCTTTTGTCCCAACAGCTGCTTCAAACAAACTTTGTAAAACCACAGGTTGAAACCGAGCCGGGAAAAGTCTGTAACCTGGCATTTTTTATTACCAATAATTCAGAAGAACCGATAAGAGTTAATCCCAATTATATTTTGCCCGACAATTGGAAGCTGGTAACATCGTTGTCGGCAATTGATTTACAGCCATCTGAAAAAAAGTTTTTGATTATTTCGGTACAGATTCCGGAGTCGTATCTTGTTGGCGATTATTCGGTAGTTACTGAGTTTAATGATGATAAAGGCCAGCTTTTGCAGAAAGATGAGGTGCATGTGCGTGTACTCGAAGTGGAAAAAATCACTATCGAAAAACTGGAAAAAAAGGAATATGTATATGCCGGCGAAGAAATACGCGCCAGTTACCTGCTACAAAACCAGGGGAATACAGAAAAAAGTTTTTTTATAGAAACGCAAAACTGTCAGGTTGAAGAAGGCGCTGAAGTGCGACTGGGTGTTGGCGAATCGAAAGTAATTACTGTAGTTAAGCCTACCTCGGAAGACTATGTAAATAGCGCACGAGAATATTATACCATACGTGTAAATGCCGGTAACAGGGTGTTAGAAAGTGTAAATAACTGGACCCAGGTTTTTCCGTCAAAAAACCTAAAAAAGGATATGTATTTCAGGTTTCCCATTTCGTTTTCCGGATCATATTTAGGAGTAAATAAAGATGATCAGTACGAATCAACCTATCAGTTTGAGCTGCAGGGACAGGGAACTTTGGACGTGGAAGGAAAACACCAACTGGAGTTTATGGTTCGCGGTCCAAACAATACCGACCTCAGTTATTTGGGTTTGTACGATCAGTATTATTTATCGTACCAGAATAAAAACCTGATGCTGTTTGGCGGGCAAAAAAACTTCATGTTCACTCCTCTTACCGAGTCTTCGAGATATGGTTGGGGATTTGAGAGTAAAGTGGTGATGAATAGTGGATTAACATTGGGGTATCTTTATGTTGAGCCTCGATTCTATCAGGAAATTAAGAATGAAATGGCGGGCATACTGGGTTATCAATTTAACCCAAAAAACAAAATTGAATTGTATTACGTAACCAAACAATTTGAGGCACTTAACGACCGGACTCAGTTGCTTAGTTTTACCTCGGTTTTTACCCCATTTAATGGAACCGATGTTGATTTGGAGTTGTCGCGGGGATATTTAAACAACGAAGCCGATAATGCGTATCGTGTAAATATCAACTCCCGATTTTCTTTATTTAACTTTTCGGGGAACTATTACAATACCGGGAAAAATTATCCGGGATATTACAATAATTCAAAGTTTTATTCGGCCAATGTTTCGGCCCGATTATCCCAAAAAATAGGACTAAGTTTTTATGCGCGCCGCGATTTTATGAATGCACAGCTCGATACCTTTTTTGTAACGGCTCCTATTACCAAATCGTATCAGGGAAGCTTCGATTATAAGCTGGGTTTGCAAAGTCAGCTTAAACTTTTTGTGCGGCAGTATGAGCGAAAAGATCGATTAAATTATAATAAGTTTCATTATAAAACACGCTCGGCCAATTTGCGTTTTAGTCAAAAGTGGCGTTGGTTTCGTTTTAGTTTAACAGGCGAGGCCGGAAAAACAACCAACTTTTTGCTCGATCCCGGAGAAAATCAGCAAAACAGTTACCGGGGGATGGGTGATTTTTCATTTGATATCGCCTCCAAACATTTTATTCGCGCGTTCGGAAGCTGGTCAAATATTAATCAGTTTGTATCGGGTAAACAGCAAAATGTCACGGCCGGGATGTCGGTTTCCAGTCAGATATCTGAAAAGTTCAATGCAAACTTTTATGTGCAAAATGCCTACGATATCGATGATTATTACAAAAACCGAAACCTGATGCAACTCAGTTTCAATTACAATTTCTTGCCCAACCACAGTATTGCCTTACGCAGTTTTTACACCATTTTTAAAACCGAGGTTGACCAGGCCGAATTTACAATGGCCGCTACTTATGCCTATAAGTTTGGAGTTCCGCTGAAACAGGTTATCAAGGCAGGAATAATTAGGGGGCAAATTATAAACAAACAAGGCGAGCCGGTTGAAGGAGTGTGGGTGCGCCTGCTAAACAAAACTGTGGTAACCGACAAAAACGGAGAATACATTTTCGATTTGGTGCAGCCTGGAACTCATTTGGTTTCGTTTGACGAAAGTAGTTTTGAGCTGGATGAACTAACAAATATTCCTAACCCGGTTGAAGTAAATGTTTTTGAAGATCAGGTCAGTACTGTTGATGTTAGGATTTTAAAAGGTGCTGAATTAAAAGGTAAAATTATATTGGAAGAAGCGACTTTAAAAGCTGCCGCCGACGATAATGTCAATGCAGCCAATATAATTGTTGAAGTGAAATCATCACTCGATCAGTACCGTATCACTACAAACAGTAACGGGTTATTTCAGTTTCCCTTGTTAAAACCCGGAAAATATATTTTTAAGATTTACGCCAATTCTATTCCTGCAGGTTATAAAATTGATCAACCGGAGTATGAATATGTGCTGGGTGAAGGAGAAAAGAAAGAAATTGAAATAGAGTTGCCCACAAAAAGAAACAATATAATTTTTAAACCTGCCGGAAATGCATTGCAAAAAAATGGATTAGGCTTGTCTCTTAAAGCAAAATCAACGAGTAAAAAAGAGCCTGAAGCAGATTCTGAAAAACCATTTTACAGTATCCAGATTGGTGCATTCAAACGTGAATTACCGATGGGTGATCCGTTTTTTCAGGACGAGCAATTTTATTTCGAAAAACAAATTGATAACTTACACAAATATTATATCGGACGTTTTTCTGATTTGCAGTCGGCAAAAGAAGAATACAAGCGCTTAAAAACCACTTTCAACAAGTTGTTTATTGTTGTAATTGATGGAGACGAGGTGTACAGCGTTCGTAAATATGAGAAACTGAAAAAGTAG
- a CDS encoding DUF3109 family protein, translating into MIEIGRAIVSRDVFEKHFLCDILKCKGACCIEGDSGAPLTDEEAILIEEDYHTFEDLLPEKHKREVEKQGFSVIDSDGDLVTPLVDDRQCVYSYYNKQGILKCAIEKAHFEGKTKFRKPLSCHLFPIRITEYKRFDAVNYQELDICKPGRKCGASEKLSLYKFLKEPLTAKYGAEWYKELEIAADYILAPK; encoded by the coding sequence GTGATAGAGATTGGTCGTGCCATAGTAAGCCGTGATGTTTTTGAGAAACATTTTCTTTGTGATATTTTAAAATGCAAAGGTGCATGTTGTATTGAAGGCGATTCAGGGGCTCCGCTTACTGATGAAGAGGCTATTCTTATTGAAGAGGACTATCACACTTTTGAAGATTTGCTTCCCGAAAAACACAAACGCGAAGTGGAGAAACAGGGCTTCTCGGTTATTGATAGCGATGGCGATTTGGTAACGCCACTTGTTGACGACCGTCAGTGTGTATATTCGTATTATAATAAACAGGGTATATTAAAATGTGCCATCGAGAAAGCGCATTTTGAAGGGAAAACAAAGTTCCGCAAACCTTTGTCGTGTCATCTGTTCCCCATACGAATTACAGAATACAAACGTTTTGATGCCGTAAACTACCAGGAACTTGATATTTGCAAGCCGGGTAGAAAATGTGGAGCATCAGAAAAACTTTCGCTCTATAAATTCCTTAAAGAGCCACTCACCGCAAAATATGGGGCTGAGTGGTACAAGGAACTCGAAATTGCAGCCGATTATATATTGGCCCCAAAATAG
- a CDS encoding HD domain-containing protein yields the protein MGSKIQQKQHISATENFIKQHFASDSSGHDWWHIHRVRNMAMHLSVQEGGDSFLIEIAALLHDLDDWKLSDGENTSKTKIWLNKIGLSKNDTEKIEEIIEQVSFKGAGVVTKAVSIEAQIVQDADRLDAIGAIGIARTFAYGGNKGRLLYHPEVEPEMHNSFEEYKKTTAPTINHFYENCCF from the coding sequence ATGGGTTCTAAAATTCAACAAAAACAGCATATTTCTGCTACCGAAAACTTTATAAAACAGCACTTTGCGTCTGACAGTTCGGGTCACGACTGGTGGCATATTCATCGGGTGCGAAACATGGCCATGCATCTTTCAGTACAGGAAGGTGGCGATTCTTTTCTGATTGAAATAGCGGCTCTGCTTCATGACCTGGATGACTGGAAATTGAGCGATGGAGAAAACACCTCGAAAACAAAGATTTGGCTAAATAAAATTGGACTTTCGAAAAATGACACCGAAAAGATTGAAGAAATCATCGAACAGGTATCGTTTAAAGGAGCAGGCGTAGTAACCAAGGCAGTGAGTATTGAAGCGCAAATTGTTCAGGATGCTGATCGGTTGGATGCCATTGGAGCCATTGGAATTGCCCGTACGTTTGCCTATGGAGGCAATAAAGGGCGTTTGCTTTATCATCCGGAAGTTGAGCCTGAAATGCACAACAGTTTTGAAGAATACAAAAAAACCACAGCTCCAACCATAAATCACTTTTACGAAAATTGCTGCTTTTAA